Proteins encoded by one window of Pseudochaenichthys georgianus chromosome 9, fPseGeo1.2, whole genome shotgun sequence:
- the LOC117453074 gene encoding RING finger protein 223, with product MNPYRDTNPSPYLPPDPYDNSHHASQSSLPSATVVQTGFSSVTLYAASSNQDGGQHLVPLPYSNRPTSTLPASDPGSVFSSRPQSSLLPVPSPAQTPSAPTLNPYPALVTPPSSQVSVITLSPDLRPSPLRPQCSEESCPDLECSICFSQFNNVFRCPKMLQCKHTFCLECLARMNVKSADPKAIQCPLCRGFTPLPTLGLPRLATNSDMLSYLPAAMQRVYSIRFVRNKGKLQVKRSTEGHLRWGRGSLNRSLDVGLPSPPVRGRSEVPGLGGALFRLTGRPVCRAFLLITMVMMMVLLTIIIIFLLHKNKDSGE from the exons ATGAATCCCTACAGGGACACAAATCCATCTCCATATTTACCTCCTGATCCTTATGACAATTCCCATCATGCATCTCAGTCCTCCCTGCCCTCTGCTACAGTCGTGCAGACGGGTTTCAGCTCCGTGACACTTTATGCGGCCTCATCAAACCAAGATGGAGGTCAACACCTTGTCCCATTACCGTATTCAAACCGCCCCACCTCAACACTTCCAGCCTCAGATCCAGGCTCTGTCTTCAGCTCCAGACCTCAGTCCAGCCTACTTCCAGTCCCATCTCCAGCTCAAACCCCATCTGCTCCCACACTGAACCCTTATCCTGCCCTCGTCACCCCCCCATCGAGCCAGGTCTCAGTCATCACCTTGTCCCCAGACCTCCGCCCGTCCCCTCTCCGACCGCAGTGCTCCGAGGAGAGCTGCCCGGACCTGGAGTGCTCCATCTGCTTCAGCCAGTTCAACAACGTCTTCCGCTGTCCCAAGATGCTTCAGTGCAAGCACACGTTCTGCCTAGAGTGCCTGGCGCGCATGAACGTCAAGTCGGCTGATCCCAAAGCCATCCAGTGCCCGCTGTGCCGAGGCTTCACCCCCCTCCCCACCCTGGGCCTTCCCCGGCTGGCCACCAACTCTGACATGCTGTCCTACCTGCCGGCCGCCATGCAGCGAGTGTACAGCATCCGCTTCGTGCGCAACAAAGGGAAGCTGCAGGTCAAAAG GTCGACTGAAGGTCACCTGCGCTGGGGTCGCGGGTCACTGAACCGCTCACTTGACGTGGGGCTTCCCAGCCCACCTGTCAGGGGCCGCTCAGAGGTGCCCGGCCTGGGCGGAGCTCTGTTCCGACTGACGGGCCGGCCCGTGTGCCGAGCCTTCCTCCTGATCAccatggtgatgatgatggtgctgctgaccatcatcatcatcttcctcctccataAAAACAAGGACAGCGGTGAGTGA